Genomic segment of Myxococcus stipitatus:
ACGCTCCCGGTGCTGGAGGGGGACAAGGGGGACCGCTTCTACGTCAACCAGGTCAGCCCGTTCCCCGCGGGGCGCACGCCGGACGGCAGGGCGCTGACGTACTACGCCGTGGACCGCTCGCTGGAGGTGGCGCCCCTCGACTTCGTCCCGGATGGCTTCTCGCCGCTGCCCGTCACCGGGCGGCTCATGCCGGCGAAGGTGCGGGAGTTCCCCATCGAGTGGCGCCTGCCCACCTATGCGCAGTGGACCTCGGAGGTCCACCCGAACGCCCAACCCTCTTCGGCCAGCTTCTACGTCTCGCCGACCCCGTACGGCGTGGATGAGAGCTGGCTGGGGTATGCCGGTGAGCTGCTCTCCCTGCGCATCCCCTCGGGCTCCCTCTTCGACTACACGGGCCGGCTGAAGTTCGGCAACCCGTACCCGGCGAGCTGGGGCGTCCTGAGCAACATGTCCTTCACCTACCGGGTCACCGAGACGGTGCCGGACGGCTCGGGCCGCTCCGTGTCGCTGTCCGCGACGAACGGCGGCTTCGACACGCTCGACAGCGTCATCGCGGGTCCGGTGGTGCCGCGGGTGTCTCCGCCTCGGGTGCTCACCATCGACGGGCTGAAGGCCAGCACGCCGCGCGAGGTGGGGACGGCCAGCCCCGTGGTCGCGTGGGAGCCTCCCGCGCTGGGCGCGCCCGACTCCTACCGGCTGGGCCTCTTCCGCTACGACACCAGCCTGGGGCTGACGATGCCCGCGGGGTACATCTACATGCCGGGCTCCGTGAACCAGGTGCGGCTGCCTCCCGACATGCTGCAGCCGGACAGCATCTACTTCCTGCGGCTGACGGCCGTCTCCGCGCCGCGGTACGACCCCAAGCGCAGCCCGTTCAAGTCGCTGGACCGGATGCCGCACTACAACGCGGACGCCATCAGCTCGCTGTTCACCACGCCGTGAGGCGCGGCGGCTGAGCACACGTGTCTGGGGCCTCGGCGCGCTGGCTGGCGCCGGGGCCTCAGTGCGTGTTCGTGACGACGGGGGGCCTGGCCGGCTCCCGGGTCAGCTCCCGGTAGCGCGCCTGGCACTTCTGGAAGCGCGCGTCGACGGAGCGCGCGAACCAGGCCGTGGTGCGCTCCCCCTTCAGCTTGGGGCTCTGGAGCGTCACCTGGGGGAGCTGGGCGTAGGCGGGGGCCTCTCCGGTCTGGTTCGCGTAGACGCGCTTCACCGCCCGGAAGGTCTCCGTGGACTCGAAGTCCTCGCGCTTCTCCTTCTTCACGTCGCGGCGGACCTGGTTCTCGCTGAGCTCCGGCGCGTGCTGGCGCCGGAAGGAGAGCAGCGCCGTCAGGGACTTGCTGTCCTCGCTCCGGGGCACGCCGTTCTTGTCATAGAGTTGCAGGTCGCCATCCAGCGTCAGGGGGACCTGGGTGAGCTGGCTCACCTGGGCCTGGAGCGCCGCGTTGCGCGAGGCGTAGAGGCCCGCGTTGTAGTCGGCGAAGCGGAAGAGGGGCTGGGGATAGGCGGCCTCGTAGCCCATGAGGCGCGCGGTGCCGAAGCGCACGCCGCCTTCGCGTGTGTACATGGACTCGCGCACCTTCACCGGGTCCGCGTCCTCGCCTTCCTTCTCCACCGCGTAGCGGACGCTCACCTGCATGGAGCCCGCGGTGGTGACGGGGTTGAGGTCCTCCAGCCGGCGCGAGGAGAACAGGGAGCTCGCCAGGTTCATGGTGGCGAACGTCGTGGGGTACTCGGCCTCGTAGTACGCGAGCATGTCGCGGAAGAGCCGGTCCAAATCCCGCTCGGTGTGCACGGCGCGGAGCCGGGCGTCGAAGGTGCGCTTCTGTCCGGGCGCCTTGCCCTTCAGCACCGAGGACAGGGCCTTGCGTCCCAGGGGCCCCAGCGTGTCCGCGTGCTCCTCCAGGCGCTTGCGCACCATGCGCGACAGGTTCGGCACGGCCGGGTCCGCCTGGAAGCCGGACTCCTGCTCGATGACCGCGAGCACCGAGCACACCGTCATGGGCGAGGGGAACACCTCCTCCGCTTCCAGCGCGGTGAGCACGTCGCGCGCCCAGCCCTCACGCTCCTTCACGTGGGGCGGGATGAGCTTCGCGACTTGCTGCTGCGTGAGTCGGGGCGGAGGCGGCACGGAGGGCGTGGGCGTGCTCACCCCTCGCGGGGTGCAGGTGGTGAGCAGTCCCAGCAGGGCCCAGAGGACGCGCCCACGGCCGCGCCACCTCGGGTGGGTTCCGCCTGCCGCCGGGCCTGGGCCATCCATCCGCTTTCCTTTCGAGCTCGACGCGAAGTCCCACGCACGTCCTTAGGGCTCTCGACGGCTGGCCCGAAAGGGCATTCAGCGCGTGACGGGGAGCGTTATCCCACCTTGCCGCGGGAGTCGGAAGGGGTGGAGGTGCTCACTTGGGCCACGCCGTCATCGCGCGCGCCACGGCCTTGACGTGGGAGCGCACCAGCTCGCGCGAGGCGAGCAGCTCCAGGGCGTTGTCGGGCGTGTAGCCCAGGCAGAGCACGACGTCGTCCTCGGGCGCCGCGCGCATCTCCAGCTTCATGTAGTCGAGCATTCGCGGCACGGGCTCACCCTCCGTGTCGCGGGTGAAGCGGCCGAAGATCGCCGCCTTCGGGTCCCTGCGAGGCGCGGTCTCCTTCAGCGCGAACAGGCGCCGCACCGCCGCGAGCACGTCCGGCTGTTCCAGCATCTGCTCCGGCCGCGCGGGCCCCGCCAGCTCCCACTCCAGCAGGCGCATGCAGCCGCGGACGAACTCCACGTCGGTGATGACCAGGCCGTACAGGTACCAGTCCGCGCACGCGGCCAGCACCAGCCGCGCCTGCCCATCCGAGAGCCAGCCGAAGGAAGGGCAGGTGAAGGTCTCGCACACCGACGCGCGGTAGACGCCGCAGTCGCGCAGGTCCTTGCCGCCCGTCACCTTCGGGTGGCCCAGGCAGCCGACCTGCTTGCGCTCCCGGTCCAGGAAGCCCAGCAGGGGACACACGCGCACGGCGGGGAACAGGGGCGCCACGCGCCGAGCGTCCGTCAGCTCGCGTGCCGCCGCGCTCCACACCTCGGGCTCCTGGGGGACGCGGCGCAGTCGCTCGGTCTGCATCGCGAGCTGCTCCGTGAGCGCCCCGCGGGAGTGGTCCTGGAAGTTGTAGAGGCCGCAGCAGGCGCCGCACGAGGCGCCTCCACCGGGCTGACACAGGTGGAAGGAAACCGTCACCTCCTCATTCTACGAGGCTTCTCGCATCCTGCACTGGAAAGGCGCCGATTCGCCCTCGAGTCGGGGGCCGCCAGGCGCGGGGGGCCCGTGCCCGGCCGTGCGCCCGGAGTGTCCTCAAAACCACTCGGGGCGCATCCGGGCGTAGGAGTCCTCGCCCGTGCGGCACAGCGAGGCGAGCAGGGGCACTCGAGGCAGCTCCACCGCGAACCAGTACTGCGCCGTCGCGAGCTTGCCCTCGTAGAAGTCGGTGTCTCCCTGCTGACGCGCCAGGCCCTCCTTCGCCGCCGCGGCCTGCTCCAGCCAGCGCCACGCCACCCCCAACACGCTGAACAGCTCCAGGAAGTCCGCGCTGTGGCGCAGCATCAGCTCCACCTCGCCCGCCATCCCTCGCGCGCCCAGCTCCGTCACCAGCTCGCACACCTCGCCCAGCGTCCGCTCCAGCGCGTCACACCACGCGGACGCCACGCCGGCCGCGCGGGCCCGGCGCACGCTCCGCCCCACCTCGTCCGCGAAGAGCGTCAGCGCCGCGCCACCGCCCGCGACCACCTTGCGACCCAGGAGGTCGAGCCCCTGGATGCCCGTGGTGCCCTCGTGGATGCTGTTGAGCTTCTGGTCCCGGAGCCACGCCTCCGGCAGGTACTCGCTGGAGTAGCCGTAGCCGCCGTGCACCTGCACCGCGAGCGCGTTGGCCTCGAAGCCCCGCTCCGCGGGGAACGTCTTGGCCACGGGCGTGAGCAGGTCCGCGAGCAGCCCCGCGCGCCGACGCGCCTCCTCGTCCGGTGCATGCGAGGCGAGGTCCGCCTGGAACGCCGCGGCCACGAGGAGCGACAGCCCGCCTTCCACGATGGCCTTCTGGCGCAGCAGCATGCGCCGCACGTCGGCGTGCTCGATGATGGGGAGCTGGGGACGGGTGGCGTCCTTGGCCCAGGCGGGGCGACCTTGTGGACGCTCGCGCGCGTAGGCCACCGCCTCATGGTAGGCAACCGACGCGGTGGCCACGCCGTTGAGGCCCACCATGATGCGCGCCTCGTTCATCATCTGGAACATGCACGCGAGGCCCCGTCCGGGCGGGCCCACCAGCCATCCATGACAGTCGCCCGACTCGCCGTAGTTGAGCGCGAGGCTGGGGATGCCCTTCCAGCCAATCTTGTGGATGACGCCCGCCACGCGGACATCGTTGTCCACCAGCGTGCCTCCTTGGGGCCGACGCGCGGGCACCGCGAAGAGGGAGATGCCCTTCGTGCCGCTCTCCAGCCCCTCGGTGCGCGCGAGGGTGAGGTGCACGACGTTCTCGGTGAAGTCCTGGTCGCCGCCGCTGATGAAGATCTTCGAGCCCTGGATGCGCCACGTCCCATCCGGCGCGGGCGTCGCGCGCGTGCGCACATCCGCCAGGCTGCTGCCCGCCTGCGGCTCGGTGAGGGCCATGGTGCCCGTCCACTGGCCCCGGTACAGCGGCTCCATGAAGGCCGCCTGGACCTCCGGCGTGCCGAAGACCTCCAGCAGGTGGGCCGCGCCCTGCGTCAGCCCGAGATAGGCATAGGCGCTCAGGTTGCCCGCCATCAGGTAGGCGCTGGCCACCGCGTGGACGGTGAGCGGCAGTTGTTGTCCGCCGACCTCCGGAGGCCGGGTGGCGGTGAGCATGCCCAGCTCCACCATGCGCGGGTACAGCTCCCGCATCTTCGGATGGACGAGCACCCGGCCGTCCTTGAACGTGGGAGGTTCCAGGTCGAACGTTCGATACGTGGGGTAGAGCACCTCGCGGGCGAAGCGCCGCGCGCTGTCGAGCAGCAGGCCGAACGTCTCGCGCGAGTGCTCGGCGAAGGCGGGCAGCGCGCAGAGGCTGGAGACGCGCACGACCTCGTCGAGCTGGAAGTCCACGTCTCGGTCCGACAGCAAGGCATTGGGGCGGGGCGCGTTCATCCCCGGTGTGTTAGCAGGCGCCCTACCAGGAGGCGATAGCGGCCTCGTCGTCGACGGCTTCGTCGTCGTCCACGGGCGCGCGGGACATCCGCGTCGAGCCGCCGCGCCAGCGCTTCCCCGGGCCCCGAGGCGACGCGTGGTGTTGGCCCAGCAAGCGCAGCAGGGCGGAGGTGCGGAGCGCGCCCTCGGCGGGTGATGCGCGGCGGAGCACCCCGAGGATTCGCCACCTCCTCGGACAGGGCTCCCACGAAGCCGACGGTGTTCTCCACATGACAGACCCCTGCCCCTCGGAAGTGGCCTTATGTGCTTGCACGTCTGGAGGCTGAAACTGGGGATGGACCGAGGTCCAAGCCAGTGGGTCGAAACAGCATCCGTGGAGAGGGCGACGGAAGGAGCGAGCGATTGTCTGCTCGTCTGCCTCACTCCCGCGACCGCTCACCGCGACGTCCCGACCGTCCATGGCCGTCGCGCCGCGACGCTTCGTTGGACGCTGGATACTTCAACCATGCGACGCGTCTTCTCTCTGCTGGGCCTGCTCCTCGTGGCGACGGCGGTGTGGGTCCCCTCTCTGCACCTGTGGTTCCGGCCCTCGGACGTGCGCGAGTGGGTGCCGGCGCTCGCCGCCCGTCAGCGGGGGTGGGGCTCCCAGGTGGGCGGCCCCGAGCGCGCGATGCTCCGGCACCTCAACCCCGAGTGGGACCTGATGGCGCGCACCTTCTCCGCGCTCGCCTTCGCGAACCTGGCGCTGCGGGAGCCCGAGCGGAAGGCGGAGCACCTGGCCGTCGTCGACGCGCTGGTGTCACGCACGCTCGAGGATGAGCTGCGGGGCCCGGAGTTCTTCCTGCTGCCGTACGGACACGGCAAGCCCTTCCAGGACCCGCGGGCGCGCAGCCTCTTCATCGAGGGGGAGCTGGCCCTGATGCTGGCGGCCCGGCAGTGGGTGGAGCCTCGGGAGGACTGGGCGCCGCTGCTGCGCGAGCGGGTGGACCGCATCGTGGCGCAAATCGAGCGCTCGCCCATCCTCGCGGCGGAGAGCTACCCGGACCAGGGCTGGACGTTCTGCAACACGATGGCGCTCGCCGCGGTGCGCATCTCCGATGCACTGGACGGGCGGGACCACTCCGCGCTTCGTGCGCGCTGGGTGGCGTCCGCGCGCGAGCACCTGGTGGATGCGCGCACCGGGTTGCTCGTCGCGGAGTTCACCTACCAGGGCCGCACGCTGGATGGGCCGGAGGGCTCCACGCTGTGGCTCGCCGCGCACATGCTCCAGTTGGTGGACGCGGACTTCGCGCGGGAGCAGTACGAGCGCGCGCGGCGGGAGCTCGTTGGAGCGCTGTGGGGCTTCGCCTGGGCGGGGGAGTGGCCGGAGGCGGCGCCGAAGTCCGTGGCCGACGTGGACTCGGGGCCCACGATTCCATTCGTGAACGTGAACGCGGGCTCGAGCGGCCTGGCGTTCGTGGCGGCGGGGGCGTTCGAGGACACCGCGCTGATGGAGGGGCTGCTCACCAGCTTGAACTTCGCGGCCTTCCCGGTGCGGGACGACACGGGGCTGCGCTTCGCGGCGGGCAACGTGCTGTCGGACGCGGTGCTGCTGTACTCGCTCACTCAAGGGCCGCTGTGGCGGCAGGTTCAGTTCGCGCGAAGGATGGAGGCTGCTCGATGATGCTCACCCGCGTGTTGCGTGCGCCCACGGTGCTGGGGGCGCTGGTGTTGTTCGCTGTCTTCCTGGTGCTTCATCTGCTCGGGGGGCGCCAGTACGTTGGAATCCTCTCCGGTACGATAGCAACGGACCGGCTGGGGCTCTTCTTCGGCATCGCCTATGCGCTGTCCTGGTTCGCGGCGGTGCTGCTGGCGCCCATCCTGCTGCTTGCGGGCGTGGCGGAGGCCTCGCTGCACGGGCGCAGGTCCGTGAAGCGGAGCTGAATGTCCGCGCGGAGGCGGGGCGTTCTCGTCCATCATGCGGACATGAACCGCCCCGCGCTGGGAGCCGTGTCCTTGTCCGTGCTGTGCATGCTCGTGGGGTGTGCCGCCTCCACGCCAGGGGTCCGGAGGGCTCCGGAGGTGGACGCGCTCTTCGCGGACTACGACAGCCCGGAGCGACCCGGAGCCAGCGTCGTGGTGGTTCACGAGGGGCAGGTGGTGCTCAGCCGCGCCTACGGGCTCGCGGACCTGGAGCACCGGACGAAGGCGACGCCCGAGAGCCACTTCCGCCTCGCATCGCTCTCCAAGCAGTTCACCGCGATGGCGGTGCAGGTGCTGGTGAAGGACGGGAAGCTGCGGCTGGAGGACCGCGTGGTGGAGGTGCTGCCCGGGTTCCCCTCGTACCTGGGCGAGGTCCAGGTCCTCCATCTGCTCCAGCACACGTCGGGCATCTGGGACTACGAGGCGTTCGTTCCGGCGACGCAGACTGAGCAGGTGAAGGACCGCGACGTGCTCCCGCTCCTGGCTCGCGCGGACCGCACGTACTTTCCGCCGGGGAGCGCGGTGCGCTACAGCAACTCCGGCTACGCGGTGCTGGCGCTCATCGTGGAGCAGGTGAGTGGAAAGCCCTACGCGACCTTCCTGCGGGAGCGGGTGTTCTCGCCCGGTGGGATGGCTTCGGCGGTGGCCCATGAAGAGGGGGTCTCCACGGTGCCGCATCGCGCCTTCGGCTATGCGAGCGGGGAGGGTGGGTTCGTGCCCCGGGACCAGAGCAACACGAGCGCGGTGCTGGGGGACGGGGGCATCTATGCGTCGGTGCTCGACCTGGCCGCGTGGGACCGGGCGCTGGACTCGCACACGCTGGTGGGGGCGACGGCGGGAGCGCGGGCCTGGACGCCCGTGACGCTCCCGGATGGCAGCTCCGGGCGCTATGGCTTTGGATGGTTCGTCGATGAGGACCAGGGGCGCCGCCGCCTGTCACACCATGGCGAGACGTGTGGCTTCACCAACGCCATCGTGAAGTACCCGGAGCAGCGGCTCACGGTCATCGTCCTGACGAACCGCGCGGGCGGGGCGCCGTGGTCGCTCGCGCAGAAGGTCGCGGACCTGTGGCTGGGGGTTCCAGGCGCCGGGCAGCCCTGGCCTTTCGAGGGCATGCCCAACGCGCGCTGACGCGGAGGCCTGGGCTGGCTCAGAAGTCCACGCGGCCCCGCTCCAGTCTGGACAGGTAGTGCTCGAAGAACTCCTCGAGCGAGTCCGTCCCGAGACGCAAGGGGCCGCCGTGGATCTCCCACTGAATCACCTGGCCGCGCTTTCCCTGGGGGCCAGGGTCCAGGTCCACGCAGTAGAGGTTCCCACCGCTGTCCGCCGCGAGCGGAACCCAGCCCGGGTGCCACCACGTCCACTTCACTTCCTGCTGGTCCTTGGGGAGCTCGTGGGGACGGGCCTTCTTGAACGCCCCTTCCTCGACGAGGCCCCGGAGGCCCTTCCAGCGCTCCAGGACCTGGGCCACGGGCAGCACGTCGTACTCGGCGATGGACATGGGTCGGTGGCCCGGCTTCGTGCGTCCTCCGAACCGCAGCAGGAACGCGCGGAGCTCCAGGGGGAGCTCCATCCCGAGGTTCTTCTCCAAGGTGTCGACTTGCGCCGTCGTCGCGGGCCGCGCGTTCGCGAGGTGCTCCGCGAAGGACGGTTGGTGGGCCTCGTACCAGGTCTGGATGCGCTTCCAGATGTGGAGGAGGCGCTGGTCGGTGACCTGCTCCACCGTGGGGCTCCCGGCCTCGAGCAGTTGCTTGACCACCTTCGAGTGGCCGTGGGTGCTCGCGGTGTCGATGGGGTAGTAGCCATTCGCGCGGCCTGTCTTCGGGTCCGCTCCGCCCTCGAGGAGGACCTGGACCAGCTTCTCGTCTCCGTGGTGGGCGGCGAGGTGGAGGGGCGTCCAGCCTCCGAGGTTGGGTTTGTTCGGGTCCGCTCCGGCGCGGAGGAGCTCGGCCAACACCGGGGCAGACGGGGCGCCGAAGAGTTCGTTCGGGTTGAGCGCCAGCGTCAGCACGGTGTCGCCTTCTTCGGTCGTGTTGACGTGGTGGATGTTGGCGCCTTGCTTGATGAGGCGCTTCGCGATGGGCACGCTCATGGACTGGATGGCCTGCATCAGCGCCGTGCGTCCGAGAAGGTCGACCGCGTCGACTTCGACGCGGTGCTCGAGCAGGAGCTCGATGAGCTCGGGTTGCTGTGGGTAGTCGACCGAGAGCATCAGCGGCGTCTCCTTCTGGTCGTTGGCGACGTTCGGGTCCGCGCCTGCTTGCAGGAGGACTCTTAGAATCTCCACGGAGGGGGCCGCGTTGTTGTCCTGGTTCAGCAGGTCGGTGAGGACGGTGTCGCCGGGCTCCTGGGTCCACCGGTGGTTGACGTTGGCGCCGCGGGCGATGAGCAGCTTCACCAGCGTGACGGCGGTGTCGCCTGTGTGAGCGGTCGCGAAGTTGAGGGCGGTCGCAGTCTGTGCGTCCAGACCATCCACCTGTGCGCCCGCGTCGAGCAACAAGGTGGCGATATCGGGACGATTCTCAGCCGCCGCGAGGTGCAGCGGGCGATAGCCTTTCGGGCCGAGCACGTTGGCGTTGGCCCCTTCGGCGAGGAGCTTCGCGACGGCCTTGGCGTTGGGCTTCTCAAGGGCGGCAAGCAGCGCGGTGTCCCGCTGGGACAGCTTCTTCTGGGGTGACAAGGGGGCTCCCGTTCCGCGCCCCATGAGGGGCTGGCGGTTGCCTTCATCAACGGTCGTTCATGCGCCATGTCGCACCGCGAGCTCGCACCAGCGGTGAGGCCGCGAGCCGTGAGGCCGACATTCGTGGGGGATGTAACCGACCGGCGGTGCTTTGCGTATCCGGGGCGTCGTCACCCTCGTCTGGAGCGCGCCATGGCCAAGTTCGAATCCCCCAGCGGGGAGACCCCCGGTCCCGCCAAGGAGGCTCCGACGGGTACGGAAGCGGCGGCTCGGCTGAACAACCGAGGCCCGTATCCTGGCTCCGAGGGACGCATCCATCGGACGCGGGACTTCGTCGACGCGATTCGCGCGCATCAGAACACCCCCGCCTACCTCCAGGCGCTCTACAAGGGGTTGGGCGACAAGGAGGCGGAGCAGCTCATCAAGGACGCCTCCGCCCAGGTGGCCCATCGCAGGACCCGGGGCGAAGACTCTTCGGCCGCCGAACAGTGCGCCGCGCTGAAGGCCCTGGCGAAGAGCACGAGGCAGTTGCCGCCCGCCGTCGCGGACACGCTGGCCAAGGCCGCGGGGGCACAGGACTCCGTCAACACCCTGACGGCGGTGCTCAAGCAGCCCGAGGCCAGCGAGGCCATGCGCCGCACCTTCCTGGACACGGCGTCCGCGGCCTTCGACAAGAGCGAGTCCTTCATCGACGCACAGAAGGTCGGTGACGTGCTCTCCTCCGACCCCGAGCTCATCGAGGACTTCGCGGCCAGGTGGGGTGATGACAAGGTGGCTCGTGTCCTCACGAAGGCGCTGAGCCAGCCGCCCCTGAACCCTGCTCAGTTGAACAAGCAGGGCACACGGCAGGATGGGGCCTTGAAGGTGCTGGGCCAACTGGCACAGCTCCAGGGTCCGCGGTACCGCGACCTCAAGACGAGGGTGTTCCGGGACGCGGCCTTGCTCCTCGGCGATGACAAGGCCCATCCGGCGCGCAAGGAGCTGGTGCAGGGCCTCACCCAGCTCTTCAAGAGCGATGCGACGGACCTCATCCAGCGCCTGAGCAACGACACGTCGGACCCATCCCACAAGGCCCTGGGCACGTTCCTGCACGCGGGGCTGTTGGATGACTCCTCGAAGAGCGAGGAGCTCGAGTCCTTCATCTCGTCGACGCTCATTCCTCCGCTTCGGAAGGAGACGCTGGACCCCAAGGCGCTCGGGGAGGTGGATGGGCCAGCGTCGCCTGACTGACCCCGTTGGTGCGCGGGTGCCCTCGCGGCCCGTGAAGGGGGCCGCGGACTGTTTC
This window contains:
- a CDS encoding DUF1615 family protein, with amino-acid sequence MDGPGPAAGGTHPRWRGRGRVLWALLGLLTTCTPRGVSTPTPSVPPPPRLTQQQVAKLIPPHVKEREGWARDVLTALEAEEVFPSPMTVCSVLAVIEQESGFQADPAVPNLSRMVRKRLEEHADTLGPLGRKALSSVLKGKAPGQKRTFDARLRAVHTERDLDRLFRDMLAYYEAEYPTTFATMNLASSLFSSRRLEDLNPVTTAGSMQVSVRYAVEKEGEDADPVKVRESMYTREGGVRFGTARLMGYEAAYPQPLFRFADYNAGLYASRNAALQAQVSQLTQVPLTLDGDLQLYDKNGVPRSEDSKSLTALLSFRRQHAPELSENQVRRDVKKEKREDFESTETFRAVKRVYANQTGEAPAYAQLPQVTLQSPKLKGERTTAWFARSVDARFQKCQARYRELTREPARPPVVTNTH
- a CDS encoding acyl-CoA dehydrogenase → MNAPRPNALLSDRDVDFQLDEVVRVSSLCALPAFAEHSRETFGLLLDSARRFAREVLYPTYRTFDLEPPTFKDGRVLVHPKMRELYPRMVELGMLTATRPPEVGGQQLPLTVHAVASAYLMAGNLSAYAYLGLTQGAAHLLEVFGTPEVQAAFMEPLYRGQWTGTMALTEPQAGSSLADVRTRATPAPDGTWRIQGSKIFISGGDQDFTENVVHLTLARTEGLESGTKGISLFAVPARRPQGGTLVDNDVRVAGVIHKIGWKGIPSLALNYGESGDCHGWLVGPPGRGLACMFQMMNEARIMVGLNGVATASVAYHEAVAYARERPQGRPAWAKDATRPQLPIIEHADVRRMLLRQKAIVEGGLSLLVAAAFQADLASHAPDEEARRRAGLLADLLTPVAKTFPAERGFEANALAVQVHGGYGYSSEYLPEAWLRDQKLNSIHEGTTGIQGLDLLGRKVVAGGGAALTLFADEVGRSVRRARAAGVASAWCDALERTLGEVCELVTELGARGMAGEVELMLRHSADFLELFSVLGVAWRWLEQAAAAKEGLARQQGDTDFYEGKLATAQYWFAVELPRVPLLASLCRTGEDSYARMRPEWF
- a CDS encoding serine hydrolase domain-containing protein — translated: MNRPALGAVSLSVLCMLVGCAASTPGVRRAPEVDALFADYDSPERPGASVVVVHEGQVVLSRAYGLADLEHRTKATPESHFRLASLSKQFTAMAVQVLVKDGKLRLEDRVVEVLPGFPSYLGEVQVLHLLQHTSGIWDYEAFVPATQTEQVKDRDVLPLLARADRTYFPPGSAVRYSNSGYAVLALIVEQVSGKPYATFLRERVFSPGGMASAVAHEEGVSTVPHRAFGYASGEGGFVPRDQSNTSAVLGDGGIYASVLDLAAWDRALDSHTLVGATAGARAWTPVTLPDGSSGRYGFGWFVDEDQGRRRLSHHGETCGFTNAIVKYPEQRLTVIVLTNRAGGAPWSLAQKVADLWLGVPGAGQPWPFEGMPNAR
- a CDS encoding ankyrin repeat domain-containing protein, with protein sequence MSPQKKLSQRDTALLAALEKPNAKAVAKLLAEGANANVLGPKGYRPLHLAAAENRPDIATLLLDAGAQVDGLDAQTATALNFATAHTGDTAVTLVKLLIARGANVNHRWTQEPGDTVLTDLLNQDNNAAPSVEILRVLLQAGADPNVANDQKETPLMLSVDYPQQPELIELLLEHRVEVDAVDLLGRTALMQAIQSMSVPIAKRLIKQGANIHHVNTTEEGDTVLTLALNPNELFGAPSAPVLAELLRAGADPNKPNLGGWTPLHLAAHHGDEKLVQVLLEGGADPKTGRANGYYPIDTASTHGHSKVVKQLLEAGSPTVEQVTDQRLLHIWKRIQTWYEAHQPSFAEHLANARPATTAQVDTLEKNLGMELPLELRAFLLRFGGRTKPGHRPMSIAEYDVLPVAQVLERWKGLRGLVEEGAFKKARPHELPKDQQEVKWTWWHPGWVPLAADSGGNLYCVDLDPGPQGKRGQVIQWEIHGGPLRLGTDSLEEFFEHYLSRLERGRVDF